A segment of the Babylonia areolata isolate BAREFJ2019XMU chromosome 20, ASM4173473v1, whole genome shotgun sequence genome:
AAAAATTCCTggtatatatttcattttatttgtctgtctgtctatctgtcagtctgtatatcCCCCAGTCATTGTccttatctctctatctcactctgtctctgtcactcactttgtctttccaatcctgtccatgtTAAATCAAAGTTTGCCAGTATTCATTCTTTAATGCAATGTATGCCTACATGTGTCAATGTGCACGCGTGCTGGAGCGTGCATGATCTTAGGATTTTGATCAAGAGTTCTCTAAAGTCCCCCCGTGGATTATAATCTCTCGTTACTGGTGCCAATAGTTGTGTCTGGCATGTTTTCACTTGTAGATGTTAAATTCTATAATTGTCCATCAGTACCCATGTTATTTTTGTACGCCCGTACTTCACGAATAAGAATTACGGGGAACTGTGGCTCAAATGGGAATGTTTTTCTTCAGTAGGCAGCCAGAAGCAAGTAGCACACCCGATGAACACTTCACAGTGCGAAACAGTTGTCAATTATTATCTTTACCTCCGctcgaaagaacaaagactgataCAGCATTGGTTGGGGAATATGCATAACGTTCGTTCTTCCGTTTTACTTTCCACACAACCATGAAATTACTCTTTTGCGGGCGGcttggctataaacaacatgCTTTGTCTTTTCATTATAACTGATTTCAGACGAAGTTGTTAATGTGTGCACATTTacgggctttgtgtgtgtgtgtgtgtgtgtgtgtgtgtgtgtgtgtgtgtgtttctggcatTCCTTTGAAGGTAGAACCTGGACGTCTAGTTATTGTGATATTCAGCAAGGAATTATCATGTAAAGTAACCATATCAAAATAGTCTCCTTTATTCGGTGTATGCAGAAACTCATTCCCTTCAATCTCTTGAGAGTGAGATCCAGGCCTGGGCCGAGCAGTTCAAACCAGCGTTCAGCAAACTCAAGCCCAAGGGATACCCCGTCATCGCCAGCATACCACCCCGGGTGAGAACCTATTTATGAAGTCGTATAACTATCGGCACTAATATCCACCAGTACAGAGCAAGGTGGCAGCAGCAGTCCAAAGTATTAGAAGTTGAAATAGAATTGTCGAAGTCGCCACAGGCATGACTGTTCCTCAATGCAAGAGCCTATTTACGATCTAGTAGCACTGGCATGCAGCAGTTGCAAATGAAGTAATGGTAGtgacaacaccagcagcaattGTAGTAAAGTtggttgttgtgatggtgatggcaacaaaaacgacaaaagcACCAAGGAGTCGGCGGCAAAGTATCGACATATTTGACAAGTATGATAGTGACATTGATGCTAGTGGTTGTAGCATCACTGGAAGCAGGACAAATGCAGAAACATGTGGTATCCTGACAGGGGTTTAGTTTAACCTGCGCGTATTCACGTCCACAGCGGATACTTGTATCGTCAATAAGTAAAAGAAACAGGTAAAAATCCATGTGTTCACTGGAGTGATTTGGAAAACAATTGAAGCAGTATTAGTACTAATAGtttaataatagtagtagttgttggtggtggtggtggtgatggtgtcgcATTCaattctttccccttcccccgtGGGTATGATCacgattcttttctctttttcttcatatGGTAAATGCTCATAATACGTTCTCGGTCCTTTTTCTCACAGTGCAGACTGACTGAATTAACACTGCGTGTTTTCAGTTCTTCTTCATCGCCAGCGTAGAAGAGAACGTCCTGCAGACCATTGCCGAAAAGGGGACCGCTGCCATGGGAGGTCCTGGGAGAGGCTTGTTTGCCGTCAAAAGAGTCGTTAAGATTTAAACAGATTCTTAGAACGTCATATCTTTATTATAATGAATGGTTTACTTTGGTGGTGCCTTcgttatttcttattttcttttttttaaatctgtacctcgaactatctttttttttcactcattgtTCCATCCATATTCAATACATAGTCTGACTGCTGCTTTATTTATGGGCTACACTTTTGCATATTTTAGTGTTCAATGAATGCACTTGTCCGAGTTTATTTGTTTGGTCTTGGTGCCTGTCTGttactttctctcactgtcttcccccatcctttgtctctcttccacctcttcctcaacACATGGAATGGTCTAGATATGTTGTCCTTAACTTTGTCATAGTTTAAAGTGATAtcgtgcttttgttttttgtggcaaTACTtttcacattttaaaaaaattatctttTAATATATCATTTATGCCTTTCGTTCCCAAAGAAGCATGGGCCATAAACAACCCATGAACTCGAGTCTgggctgggattttttttctagATCTGTCCACTTGGTCCCCTTTGTCCTCAGCTCTGACTGAGTGTCCAGCCTTCGGCTACTTCAGGGCCAACCTCTCTGTATTTGCCCGTGCGGGTTCTGGTTCAGAGCCTGACACGTGATGCTGAATGTTGGCACCCAGAGGGAAGTGTCCAATCCAGCCCAACTGCCTCCTCTGGATTTGTTTGGTGACTGGCTGCTGTCCCTCCCTTTGCCACATTCCTCGTTGCTGCTTTTGTCTGGCCACTGGATGTTATAAGTGTGCCTCAGACGGCTGTTAATAATAACGAATATCTGCAGTTTCCGCTGCGTTGTCGCCTACTTCTCAGAGCCGTGGGGTAGGACCGTTTTTGCACTGGTGTTGAAGATGCGCATTTTGTGGCTGTGCTGATTTCCATTGAGGCCTAAATGTTGTTCAGCGTGACACAGGCTGCTGGTGCCTTGCCTATTCTGCTGGTGACGTCTGTCAgtgccccacctcccacccccctgtttATCCATCACACTTCCCATGTACACGAAGGATTCTGTTTCCTTGGTTGGCTTTCCACCTACTGTGACTGGGCTGTTCCGTTTTCTTTTGGTACAATTTCAATAAAATTCACAAGTTTGTCctgactgattttgtttgttttgaatccAAGTGATATGTAAGATACGCACATGagcaaggcgtgtgtgtgtgtgtgtgtgtgtgggtgtgtgtgtaacaacgaAAATATCTGGTTGACTGTGCATCTTTCTTCTAAACGATGACCACTATTGCTATCACATTACACCGTTAGTTTAATCGTATAAGCACTTGTGTatcttgtgtatgaagagagttactactctttatTTGTTCATCGTTTGCTCTCCCATCCTCGTTGTTCTTTCACTTCAGTAAGAAGAACTGTGACAATGCACACAATCATGACTTGCCTGAAAGTATATCGTTTGGAATTGACCGTATTGTGGAAATATATCATGTTTTTAATTCAATTTGTTTTTTGCCAAACAATATACCTGAAACTGCAGATATGATTTATTTCTTTTGAATGTATCTAAATACTAGCTCCCGCATAGGTAGAAAATTTAAGTAGATCATGTTTGAATCATTTGAATGTTGGCAGAGTTTGATGCCACATGCTAACACTGAAACTACTCTGTTTCTGCGTCAACTGTAAACGTGAAGTCAAGAACGACATCTACAAGTCCTGTCACCCCCATTGTATTGTCATTCCACCGGACGTTTCCATCTGCCTAGTCAACAATAACAGTCTGTCTCTATTGTCCAGTGTGGTCACCTCTGCTGCAATCATAACCAAAAACTCTTAATCCTTTCAGAAAATAATAAACTTTTCTCATTTACACATCATATCAGACGTGTGTACCTGAAACCTGCTAATTCatatactctccctctctctctctctcttcgttttcaaTTTCATCCAATGTGCTGGTTTTACCCATGTTTTCCATCATCCATATAACATTT
Coding sequences within it:
- the LOC143294756 gene encoding uncharacterized protein LOC143294756; translation: MSEALEMFGAGGGWDDFIDQTLPDTVLMFCDWQIKIPETHSLQSLESEIQAWAEQFKPAFSKLKPKGYPVIASIPPRFFFIASVEENVLQTIAEKGTAAMGGPGRGLFAVKRVVKI